The following are from one region of the Thermococcus cleftensis genome:
- a CDS encoding glycine C-acetyltransferase: MGKLDWIKEELQELKDKGLYVTIRKLESAQGPWVVVDGKKVLNMCSNNYLGLAAHPEIRYAAIRAILDYGVGAGAVRTIAGTMELHVELEEKLAKFKKREAAILLQSGYNANLGAISALLRKGEDGVFISEELNHASIIDGMRLSGAPKVIYKHIDMEDLEKRLKENKDKKKKIIVSDGVFSMDGDLAPLPEMAELAEQYDAIIYIDDAHGEGVLGEHGRGIVDHFKLHDRVDFEMGTLSKAFGVIGGYVAGPEEAIDYLRQRARPFLFSSAPNPPDVAAAIAAVEILQRSDELVKKLWDNTHFLQNGLRELGYDLGNTKHPITPVMLYDEKLAQEFSRRLYEEYNIFAQAIVYPTVPLGTARIRLEPSAGHSKEDLQYVIDAFEDLGKKTGFLK; this comes from the coding sequence ATGGGGAAGCTTGACTGGATTAAGGAGGAGCTTCAGGAGCTCAAGGACAAGGGGCTCTACGTGACCATAAGGAAGCTTGAAAGCGCCCAGGGCCCCTGGGTTGTCGTTGATGGGAAGAAGGTTCTCAACATGTGCTCCAACAACTACCTCGGCTTAGCGGCCCACCCGGAGATCCGCTACGCCGCGATAAGGGCAATCCTCGACTACGGCGTCGGTGCCGGTGCCGTCAGAACCATAGCCGGCACCATGGAGCTCCACGTTGAACTGGAGGAGAAGCTGGCCAAGTTCAAGAAGAGGGAAGCTGCCATACTCCTCCAGAGCGGTTACAACGCGAACCTGGGAGCTATAAGTGCACTCCTCAGGAAGGGCGAGGACGGGGTTTTCATCAGCGAGGAGCTCAACCACGCGAGCATCATAGACGGAATGCGCCTCAGCGGCGCGCCGAAGGTGATCTACAAGCACATCGACATGGAGGACCTCGAGAAGCGCCTCAAGGAGAACAAGGACAAGAAGAAGAAAATCATCGTCAGCGACGGTGTCTTCTCGATGGACGGTGACCTCGCCCCGCTCCCCGAGATGGCCGAGCTGGCGGAGCAGTACGACGCGATAATCTACATCGACGACGCGCACGGTGAGGGCGTCCTCGGAGAGCACGGGAGAGGTATAGTGGACCACTTCAAGCTCCACGACAGGGTTGACTTCGAGATGGGAACGCTCAGCAAGGCCTTCGGTGTTATAGGCGGCTACGTCGCCGGCCCGGAGGAGGCCATAGACTACCTCCGCCAGAGGGCCAGACCGTTCCTCTTCTCCAGCGCGCCCAACCCGCCCGATGTAGCGGCTGCAATAGCGGCCGTCGAGATACTCCAGAGGAGCGACGAGCTCGTTAAAAAGCTCTGGGACAACACCCACTTCCTCCAGAACGGGCTCCGCGAGTTAGGCTACGACCTCGGCAACACCAAGCACCCGATTACGCCGGTCATGCTCTACGACGAGAAGCTCGCCCAGGAGTTCAGCAGGAGGCTCTACGAGGAGTACAACATCTTCGCGCAGGCGATAGTTTACCCGACCGTCCCGCTCGGAACCGCGAGGATAAGGCTCGAGCCATCGGCCGGCCACAGCAAGGAGGACCTCCAGTACGTCATCGACGCCTTCGAAGACCTCGGGAAGAAGACCGGGTTCTTGAAGTGA
- a CDS encoding metal-dependent hydrolase: protein MDPLEHASIPGLVYLALAPEPKVGALVALTIGAVFPDLDALAEEHRSYFHSLLALLPALLAGYLLKGLPLLFALGWASHLFLDFFTGVIPPFYPLSRRGWGLSITVIGPRNFRVKAKLIEKYPDKRHDYRLEIGGSFALALLALLVAIIRLH from the coding sequence ATGGACCCGCTTGAGCACGCCTCGATTCCGGGCTTGGTTTATCTGGCACTCGCTCCGGAGCCAAAAGTCGGGGCGCTGGTTGCCCTAACCATCGGTGCTGTCTTTCCCGACCTGGACGCCCTGGCCGAAGAACACCGCTCCTACTTCCATTCCCTCTTGGCGCTTCTGCCCGCCCTGCTGGCCGGTTACCTCCTCAAAGGCCTCCCCCTGCTCTTCGCCCTCGGCTGGGCGAGCCACCTCTTCCTCGACTTCTTCACCGGCGTTATCCCACCATTCTACCCGCTCTCCAGAAGGGGGTGGGGGTTGTCGATTACCGTTATCGGGCCGAGAAATTTTAGGGTAAAGGCAAAGTTAATCGAAAAGTATCCAGATAAGAGGCACGACTACAGGCTGGAAATCGGCGGAAGTTTTGCGCTGGCCCTTTTAGCACTTCTCGTGGCAATAATCAGACTGCACTAA
- a CDS encoding LAGLIDADG family homing endonuclease gives MSAEIQEVKILEKPWVEKYRPQRLDDIVGQEHIVKRLKHYAKTGSMPHLLFAGPPGVGKCLTGDAKVIANGELTTIGELVERIGNGRFGPTPVKGLKVLGIDEDGRLRELPVEYVYKDKTNELVRIRTGLGRELKVTPYHPLLVNRKNGRIEWVKAEELEPGDRLAVPRFLPAVLEEDPLAEWLGYFIGDGHADAQSNVITFTNTDAKLRKRFMELTERLFPDAKIRERLHRNRAPDVYVNSKMAKELVKGLDLAGRKADRVYIPPRGWRGLRSFLRAYFDCDAGVERGGIVLSTASREMVEQISYALAGLGITAKVKERRVKKRPYYYVVISGSNNVSRFLAEVGFSIEEKRRKAEALIRNPNPNVGSLYADRELISYVRDRLKLRFSDDKARWSPEKARKISWELMKEIYYRLDELENLEKALSRSILIDWNQVEERRKEIAEKTGIRADRILEYVRGKRKPSLRNYLKIAKALGIDLEETVEAMRLFARKYSSYAEIGRLVGTWNSSVRIILEGNTEKIETLEEIRKAELELLRGILNDEKLKRGVAYLIFLAQNELVWDEIVEIERLRGDFVIYDLHVPGYHNFIGGNLPTVLHNTTAALALARELFGENWRHNFLELNASDERGINVIREKVKEFARTKPVAGASFKIIFLDEADALTQDAQQALRRTMEMFSNNVRFILSCVTGDTRIYTPDEREVRIRDFLGHFERGLLREVSNRAGRDTVIAAVAFNSRIVGHPVFRLTLESGRTIEATGDHMFLTPEGWVQTYDLKEGSEVLVRPTLEGTPYEEDPRPIIDLGDFYAFLEKIEREHGLKPIGEARTFRELLTREKEKILARALELKAEMENGLTAREAEVLELIPGEWISREELQRKTGLSRVRINQLLKSLEEKGYVERRISGKAQLVRKVREGRPLRNPMDVKRALEEEFGIRISYTTVRKLLAGEVSGMAYDILREVREKWLVRYDDERAGILARVLGFLLGDGHLAKGVRVWFNSGREELEMLAEDLRKLGLSPSEIIERESGSEINGRPVKGRIHMLYVDSSAFHALMRYWGVEAGNKTRRGYRVPEWIKKGNLFVKREFLRGLFGADGTRPSGRRYNFNGIKLEMRATRESLELTTEFFNDLSELLREFDVESRVTVSPVGDRFIVRLVVTPNDANYLRFLSRVGYAYAKDSHARLVGEYLRIKLAYKEIVLPELAEKAVELATSSNPTSAARLLGVKRDFVVSRLKGKEIGLTRDFMTFEEFLRERTLDGYVVEKVIRKENLGYLDVYDVTCARDHSFISNGLISHNCNYSSKIIEPIQSRCAIFRFRPLSDEDIAKRIRYIAENEGLELTEDGLQAILYVAEGDLRRAINVLQAAAALDRKITDENVFLVASRARPEDVREMMQLALEGNFLKAREKLREILLKQGLSGEDVLIQMHKEVFNLPIPEDRKVALADKIGEYNFRLVEGANEMIQLEALLAQFTIMGK, from the coding sequence ATGTCGGCGGAGATTCAGGAGGTTAAGATCCTCGAGAAACCCTGGGTTGAGAAGTACCGGCCCCAGAGGCTCGACGACATCGTCGGTCAGGAGCACATAGTCAAGAGGCTCAAACACTACGCTAAAACCGGTTCCATGCCGCACCTTCTCTTCGCGGGCCCGCCCGGTGTCGGGAAGTGCCTCACGGGGGACGCGAAGGTCATCGCCAACGGCGAGCTGACGACGATCGGGGAGCTCGTTGAGAGGATCGGCAACGGCAGGTTCGGGCCAACCCCGGTTAAGGGCCTTAAGGTTCTTGGCATTGACGAGGACGGCAGGCTTAGGGAACTTCCCGTGGAGTACGTTTACAAGGATAAGACGAACGAGCTTGTCAGGATAAGGACGGGGCTCGGGAGGGAGCTCAAGGTAACGCCCTACCACCCCCTCCTCGTTAACAGAAAGAACGGCAGAATCGAGTGGGTGAAAGCGGAGGAGCTGGAACCTGGCGACAGGCTCGCCGTCCCGCGCTTCCTCCCCGCGGTTCTCGAGGAGGACCCGCTCGCCGAGTGGCTCGGATACTTCATAGGCGACGGTCACGCCGACGCGCAGAGCAACGTCATAACCTTCACGAACACGGACGCAAAGCTTAGAAAGCGCTTCATGGAGCTTACGGAGAGGCTCTTTCCAGATGCAAAAATCAGGGAGAGACTCCACAGAAACCGCGCGCCCGACGTCTACGTGAACTCGAAGATGGCCAAGGAGCTCGTCAAAGGCCTCGACCTCGCTGGCAGAAAGGCCGACAGAGTTTACATACCCCCCCGGGGGTGGAGGGGCCTACGCTCCTTCCTGAGGGCCTACTTCGACTGCGACGCCGGCGTTGAGAGGGGGGGTATAGTCCTCTCCACCGCCAGCAGGGAGATGGTGGAGCAGATTTCTTACGCCCTCGCCGGGCTGGGAATCACGGCCAAGGTCAAGGAAAGGCGCGTGAAGAAACGTCCCTACTACTACGTCGTCATATCCGGCTCGAACAACGTGTCGCGCTTCCTGGCTGAGGTTGGATTCTCGATTGAAGAGAAGAGAAGGAAAGCGGAGGCGCTCATAAGGAACCCCAACCCTAACGTCGGTTCCCTCTACGCTGACAGGGAGCTGATTTCCTACGTCAGGGACAGGCTCAAGCTGAGGTTCTCAGATGACAAAGCCCGCTGGAGCCCTGAGAAAGCCAGGAAAATATCCTGGGAGCTCATGAAGGAAATCTACTACCGCCTCGATGAGCTTGAGAATCTGGAGAAAGCCCTGTCGAGGAGCATTCTGATAGACTGGAACCAGGTCGAGGAGAGGAGAAAGGAGATAGCGGAGAAGACCGGGATAAGGGCTGATAGAATCCTCGAGTACGTGAGGGGCAAGAGGAAGCCGAGCCTGAGGAACTACCTGAAAATAGCAAAGGCACTCGGCATTGACCTTGAGGAGACGGTAGAGGCAATGCGCCTCTTTGCCAGGAAGTACTCCAGCTATGCGGAGATTGGAAGGCTCGTTGGGACGTGGAACTCAAGCGTCAGGATAATCCTCGAGGGCAACACGGAGAAGATAGAGACCCTTGAAGAGATCAGGAAGGCGGAGCTAGAACTCCTCAGGGGCATACTGAATGATGAGAAGCTCAAGAGGGGAGTGGCCTACCTGATCTTCCTCGCCCAGAACGAGCTCGTGTGGGACGAGATAGTTGAGATCGAGAGGCTCAGGGGAGATTTTGTGATCTACGACCTGCACGTTCCCGGCTACCACAACTTCATCGGTGGGAACCTCCCGACGGTTCTCCACAACACGACCGCCGCTCTGGCCCTCGCTCGCGAGCTCTTCGGCGAGAACTGGAGGCACAACTTTTTGGAACTGAACGCAAGCGATGAACGCGGGATAAACGTTATCCGAGAGAAGGTGAAAGAATTTGCAAGGACGAAGCCGGTCGCGGGGGCGAGCTTCAAGATAATCTTCCTCGACGAGGCAGACGCTTTGACCCAGGATGCCCAGCAGGCCCTGAGGAGAACGATGGAGATGTTCTCCAACAACGTCCGCTTTATCTTGAGCTGCGTTACCGGCGATACGAGGATATACACCCCCGACGAGAGGGAGGTCAGGATAAGGGACTTCCTGGGACACTTCGAGAGGGGGCTCCTGAGGGAGGTCAGCAACCGCGCCGGGAGGGACACGGTTATTGCCGCGGTTGCCTTCAACTCCAGGATTGTGGGCCACCCGGTCTTCAGGCTGACCCTTGAGAGCGGAAGGACGATAGAGGCAACCGGCGACCACATGTTCCTCACCCCTGAAGGCTGGGTTCAGACGTACGACCTCAAGGAGGGCTCGGAGGTTCTCGTCAGGCCAACGCTTGAGGGAACCCCCTACGAGGAGGACCCGAGGCCGATAATTGACCTGGGGGACTTTTACGCCTTCCTGGAGAAGATCGAGAGGGAGCACGGGCTCAAGCCCATCGGCGAGGCCAGAACCTTCCGGGAGCTGCTGACTCGGGAGAAGGAGAAAATCCTCGCGAGGGCACTGGAGCTCAAGGCGGAGATGGAGAACGGCCTCACGGCGAGGGAGGCGGAGGTACTTGAGCTGATACCCGGGGAGTGGATTTCGAGGGAGGAGCTCCAGCGGAAGACCGGCCTCTCCCGCGTGAGGATCAACCAGCTCCTGAAGTCCCTGGAGGAGAAGGGCTACGTCGAGAGGAGGATTTCGGGGAAGGCCCAGCTCGTCAGGAAGGTTCGTGAAGGAAGGCCCCTGAGGAACCCGATGGACGTGAAGAGGGCCCTTGAGGAGGAGTTCGGGATAAGGATAAGCTACACCACCGTCAGGAAGCTCCTGGCCGGCGAGGTCAGCGGAATGGCCTACGACATACTCCGCGAGGTCAGGGAGAAGTGGCTCGTCCGCTACGACGACGAGAGGGCCGGAATCCTCGCGAGGGTTCTTGGATTCCTGCTCGGGGACGGCCACCTGGCCAAGGGAGTAAGGGTGTGGTTCAACTCGGGCAGGGAAGAGCTTGAGATGCTCGCCGAAGACCTCCGGAAGCTCGGCCTTTCGCCCTCTGAGATAATCGAGCGCGAATCCGGCTCGGAAATCAACGGGAGGCCTGTTAAGGGCAGAATCCACATGCTTTACGTGGACAGCTCGGCCTTCCATGCCCTCATGCGCTACTGGGGTGTCGAGGCCGGCAACAAAACGCGCAGGGGCTACCGCGTGCCGGAGTGGATAAAGAAGGGCAACCTATTCGTCAAGAGGGAGTTCCTGCGCGGCCTCTTCGGCGCCGACGGGACAAGGCCGAGCGGAAGGCGCTACAACTTCAACGGGATAAAGCTTGAGATGCGCGCGACCCGCGAGAGCCTTGAGCTCACGACGGAGTTCTTCAACGACCTCTCCGAGCTGTTGAGGGAATTCGACGTCGAGTCCAGAGTCACGGTCTCGCCCGTGGGCGACAGGTTCATAGTCCGCCTCGTGGTTACTCCCAACGACGCCAACTACCTCCGCTTCCTCAGCAGGGTCGGCTACGCCTACGCCAAGGACAGCCACGCGAGGCTCGTTGGGGAGTACCTCAGGATCAAGCTCGCCTACAAGGAGATCGTCCTCCCGGAGCTGGCAGAGAAGGCCGTTGAGCTGGCAACGTCGTCCAACCCGACCAGCGCCGCCAGGCTTCTGGGCGTCAAGAGGGACTTCGTGGTCAGCAGGCTCAAGGGTAAAGAGATTGGCCTGACGAGGGACTTCATGACGTTCGAGGAATTCCTCCGGGAGAGAACCCTCGACGGCTACGTGGTCGAGAAGGTAATCCGGAAGGAAAACCTTGGGTACCTCGACGTCTACGACGTCACCTGCGCGAGGGACCACAGCTTCATCTCAAACGGCCTCATCAGCCACAACTGCAACTACTCCTCAAAGATCATCGAACCCATACAGTCGAGATGCGCCATCTTCCGCTTCAGGCCGCTGAGCGACGAGGACATAGCGAAGCGCATAAGGTACATAGCCGAGAACGAGGGACTGGAGCTTACCGAGGACGGCCTGCAGGCCATACTGTACGTCGCAGAGGGGGACCTCAGGAGGGCGATAAACGTCCTGCAGGCGGCAGCGGCCCTCGACAGGAAGATAACCGATGAGAACGTCTTCCTCGTGGCAAGCAGGGCGAGACCAGAGGACGTCCGCGAGATGATGCAGCTCGCTCTGGAGGGCAACTTCCTGAAGGCGAGGGAGAAGCTCAGGGAGATACTCCTCAAACAGGGCCTCAGCGGCGAGGACGTGCTGATTCAGATGCACAAGGAAGTGTTCAACCTGCCGATTCCGGAGGACAGGAAGGTCGCCCTGGCCGACAAGATAGGCGAGTACAACTTCCGCCTCGTTGAAGGGGCGAACGAGATGATACAGCTTGAGGCTTTACTCGCGCAGTTCACGATTATGGGCAAGTGA
- a CDS encoding replication factor C large subunit, with the protein MQEVPWVEKYRPRKLSEIVNQEKAIEQVRAWVEAWLHGNPPKKKALILAGPPGVGKTTTVYALANEYGFEVIELNASDERTFEKIERYVQAAYTLDILGKRRKLIFLDEADNIEPSGAREIAKLIDRARNPIIMSANHYWEVPREIRNKAQIVEYKRLTQRDIIKALIRILKREGKTVPKEILYEIAKRASGDLRAAINDLQTVVTGGTEDAKEVLAYRDVEKSVFQALAQIFATDNAKKAKMATLGVDMFPHELLQWIDENVPYVYYRPEDIARAYEALSRADIYLGRAQRTGNYSLWKYATDMMTAGVAVAGVKKKGFVRIYPPKTIKLLTESKAERSLRDSIVKKVMSEMHMARPEALETLHYLRVIFENNPDLAAHFTVFLDLSEKEVEFLAGDSEKARTIWGKAMNIEKKLKERGRLEESVREGLARAKEEAKESPTAEEQETGEVAKPETAEGELTEEELEEAEKEIEPLGRKKPEKKKGKQATLFDFLGKK; encoded by the coding sequence ATGCAGGAAGTGCCCTGGGTTGAGAAGTACCGGCCGAGGAAGCTCAGCGAGATAGTGAACCAGGAGAAGGCCATAGAGCAGGTGAGGGCCTGGGTGGAGGCCTGGCTCCACGGCAACCCGCCGAAGAAGAAGGCGCTGATCTTGGCAGGTCCACCGGGAGTGGGCAAGACGACGACGGTTTACGCTTTAGCAAATGAGTACGGCTTCGAGGTCATCGAGCTGAACGCGAGCGACGAGAGAACCTTTGAGAAGATAGAGCGCTACGTCCAGGCAGCTTACACGCTCGACATCCTCGGGAAGAGGAGGAAACTGATATTCCTCGATGAAGCTGACAACATCGAGCCGAGCGGGGCGAGGGAGATAGCGAAGCTCATCGACAGGGCCAGGAACCCGATAATAATGAGCGCCAACCACTACTGGGAGGTGCCGAGGGAGATAAGGAACAAGGCGCAGATAGTCGAGTACAAGCGCCTAACGCAGAGGGACATCATCAAAGCTTTGATCCGGATTCTCAAGCGCGAGGGCAAGACCGTCCCGAAGGAAATTCTATACGAGATAGCCAAGCGCGCCAGCGGCGATTTGAGGGCGGCCATAAACGACCTCCAGACGGTGGTTACCGGCGGAACTGAGGACGCGAAGGAAGTTTTAGCCTACCGCGACGTGGAGAAGAGCGTCTTCCAGGCGCTGGCGCAGATATTCGCCACGGACAACGCGAAGAAGGCCAAGATGGCCACTCTCGGCGTGGATATGTTCCCCCACGAGCTCCTCCAGTGGATAGACGAGAACGTCCCCTACGTCTACTACAGGCCGGAGGACATTGCTCGCGCCTACGAGGCCCTCAGCAGGGCCGACATATACCTCGGCAGGGCACAGAGGACAGGGAACTACTCGCTATGGAAGTACGCCACCGACATGATGACCGCTGGAGTTGCCGTCGCGGGGGTTAAGAAGAAGGGCTTCGTGAGGATTTACCCGCCGAAGACGATAAAGCTCCTCACCGAGAGCAAGGCGGAGCGCTCGCTGAGGGATTCGATAGTCAAGAAGGTCATGAGCGAGATGCACATGGCGAGGCCAGAAGCCCTGGAGACGCTCCACTACCTCAGGGTAATCTTCGAGAACAACCCCGATTTGGCGGCGCACTTCACCGTCTTCCTCGACCTGAGCGAGAAAGAGGTCGAGTTCCTGGCGGGGGATTCAGAGAAGGCCAGGACGATTTGGGGCAAGGCGATGAACATCGAGAAGAAGCTCAAGGAGCGGGGCAGGCTGGAGGAGAGCGTCCGCGAGGGCCTCGCGAGGGCGAAGGAAGAGGCCAAAGAGTCCCCCACTGCTGAGGAGCAAGAGACCGGGGAAGTTGCCAAACCCGAGACGGCTGAAGGGGAACTCACGGAGGAAGAACTGGAAGAGGCCGAGAAAGAAATCGAGCCCCTCGGCAGGAAGAAGCCCGAAAAGAAGAAGGGCAAGCAGGCGACGCTGTTTGACTTCCTCGGGAAGAAGTGA
- the taw22 gene encoding tRNA (guanine(37)-N1)/4-demethylwyosine(37)-methyltransferase Taw22, giving the protein MPAVKVARTEAEYAKRKLKKLNLYDGKRRPRREGDFVLLPVIEDERAHSLGYEVLPVELPLRPERQIYRNLESVLAERLSAEELKHLRRYDVIGDIAIIQIPPELEHRVDDIVWGLRKVHPFLKVIARKGFHEGAFRIRDYSIIWGENRLETVHRENGVEIKVDLSRVFFNPRMKGERYRLAQLVRDGERILIPFAGVLPYALVIARYRKAKITAVELNREAYELGLENIERNRKRLRGEIEFIHGDAFKVLPELPKYDRVVSPTPRGVDALALTLDKAKRWLHYYDFVHESELDAFRRRILEECAKLGRDCSVRVKKVSDFKPYVFKVCADIELKEG; this is encoded by the coding sequence ATGCCGGCGGTAAAGGTAGCAAGGACTGAAGCAGAGTACGCGAAACGGAAGCTGAAAAAGCTGAACCTCTACGACGGGAAGAGGAGGCCAAGGAGGGAGGGTGACTTTGTCCTCCTACCGGTCATCGAGGACGAGAGGGCTCACTCGCTCGGCTACGAGGTTCTCCCGGTGGAGCTTCCCCTCAGGCCGGAGAGGCAGATTTACAGGAACCTTGAGAGTGTCTTAGCTGAAAGGCTGAGCGCGGAGGAGCTGAAACACCTAAGGCGCTACGATGTGATAGGCGACATAGCGATAATCCAGATTCCTCCCGAACTGGAGCACCGCGTTGATGACATCGTCTGGGGGCTGAGGAAGGTTCACCCGTTCCTGAAAGTCATTGCCAGGAAGGGTTTCCACGAGGGAGCGTTTAGGATAAGGGACTACTCGATAATCTGGGGCGAGAACAGGCTCGAAACAGTCCACAGGGAGAACGGCGTCGAGATTAAGGTTGACCTCTCCAGGGTTTTCTTCAACCCGAGGATGAAGGGCGAGCGCTACCGCCTGGCCCAGCTCGTCCGCGACGGCGAGAGGATTCTGATTCCCTTTGCAGGGGTTCTGCCCTATGCGCTCGTCATAGCGCGCTATAGAAAGGCCAAGATAACGGCGGTGGAGCTGAACAGAGAAGCCTACGAGCTCGGCCTTGAGAACATCGAGCGGAACAGGAAGAGGCTGAGGGGCGAGATAGAGTTCATACACGGCGATGCCTTCAAGGTTCTCCCCGAGTTACCAAAGTATGACCGCGTGGTAAGCCCGACGCCGAGGGGCGTTGATGCCCTCGCCCTAACGCTGGACAAAGCCAAGAGGTGGCTCCACTACTACGACTTCGTGCATGAGAGTGAGCTCGACGCCTTCCGAAGAAGAATCCTTGAGGAGTGCGCAAAGCTCGGAAGGGACTGCTCGGTGAGGGTGAAGAAGGTGAGCGACTTCAAGCCGTACGTTTTCAAGGTGTGCGCCGATATCGAATTAAAAGAAGGATAA
- a CDS encoding DUF835 domain-containing protein, with amino-acid sequence MSGYLLVRIWLLHLRDESQKVEYSLELSVVFTLFTLAGIALTLGAFLGSIPPRAPEIVALAAFVTISLLAMRELFRGTPRILPMPGVGIGKSSVFLVENEDEAEMVLKILHLKKVPLMVISRRPREEWISTFGFQPNVFLWLSNVRHPLAVSPSSLHVLREEAVRFMREHPGGAVYVEGIEYLMFYSDFRAIAKFLFTLRDYALAAGAYMIVMASPELLGSKRFAVLAREFKRPDFREIEDILSEKAFFGTVRREDLERLTGSEKSGEDDNAGGKGSKD; translated from the coding sequence GTGTCAGGGTACCTGCTCGTCAGGATATGGCTTCTTCACCTCCGAGACGAATCCCAAAAGGTAGAGTACTCTCTTGAGCTGTCGGTAGTCTTCACCCTCTTCACGCTGGCAGGCATTGCCCTGACACTCGGCGCGTTCCTTGGGAGCATCCCCCCAAGGGCCCCTGAAATCGTTGCACTGGCGGCCTTTGTTACCATATCCCTGCTCGCGATGAGGGAGCTTTTCAGGGGAACCCCCCGGATACTCCCGATGCCAGGAGTTGGGATAGGAAAGTCCAGTGTTTTCCTAGTGGAAAACGAGGACGAGGCGGAGATGGTGCTGAAAATACTCCACCTCAAGAAGGTGCCTTTGATGGTCATAAGCAGGAGACCCCGCGAGGAATGGATTTCGACCTTCGGATTCCAGCCCAACGTGTTCCTCTGGCTCAGCAACGTGCGACATCCCCTGGCGGTCAGTCCAAGCAGTCTCCACGTTCTAAGGGAAGAGGCAGTAAGGTTCATGAGGGAACACCCCGGAGGGGCGGTTTACGTGGAGGGTATCGAGTACCTTATGTTCTACTCCGACTTCAGAGCGATAGCTAAGTTCCTCTTCACCCTGCGGGACTACGCCCTTGCCGCAGGGGCATATATGATAGTTATGGCTTCACCAGAGCTCCTGGGTTCAAAGAGGTTTGCAGTGCTGGCGAGAGAATTTAAAAGGCCAGATTTCAGGGAGATCGAGGATATTCTCTCAGAGAAGGCGTTCTTCGGAACCGTACGGAGGGAGGACCTCGAGAGGCTCACAGGAAGTGAAAAATCGGGAGAAGATGATAATGCCGGCGGTAAAGGTAGCAAGGACTGA
- the moaA gene encoding GTP 3',8-cyclase MoaA, which translates to MTLYDRFGRPVTNLRISLTQDCNFRCFFCHREGQHFNARLELTPAEIERLVRIASRLGIMKVKLTGGEPTVRSDIIEIVKRIKPYVKDLSMTTNGSRLKELAKPLAEAGLDRVNVSLHSLRPDVYRKITGVDMLDTVLEGIEEAVKYLSPVKLNMTVMRGLNDAEIWEMIDFAAKTGAILQLIELEAPREMTHTGFFRKYFYPLKPVERELEKRAVEVRERRMHRRKKYFVPTDYGIAEVEVVRAMHNTVFCANCTRLRVTSDGKFKTCLLRKNDLVDFASALRSGASDAELVGIFREVVQMREPYWK; encoded by the coding sequence ATGACCCTCTACGACCGCTTCGGCCGGCCAGTAACGAACCTGCGCATCTCCCTCACCCAGGACTGCAACTTCCGGTGCTTCTTCTGTCACCGCGAGGGGCAGCACTTCAACGCGAGACTCGAGCTGACGCCCGCTGAAATAGAGAGGCTCGTCAGGATAGCCTCCAGGCTGGGAATAATGAAGGTAAAGCTCACGGGCGGGGAGCCAACCGTTAGGAGTGACATAATCGAGATAGTGAAGAGGATAAAGCCCTATGTGAAGGATCTAAGCATGACCACCAACGGGAGTCGCTTAAAGGAGCTCGCCAAGCCACTGGCCGAGGCCGGCCTCGACAGGGTGAACGTCTCACTTCACAGTCTAAGGCCGGACGTTTACAGAAAAATCACCGGCGTCGATATGCTCGATACCGTTTTGGAGGGCATTGAAGAGGCCGTCAAGTATCTCAGCCCGGTTAAGCTCAACATGACCGTGATGAGGGGCTTAAACGACGCCGAGATATGGGAAATGATCGACTTCGCGGCAAAGACCGGAGCAATTCTCCAGCTCATCGAGCTGGAAGCGCCGAGGGAGATGACCCATACGGGCTTCTTCAGGAAGTACTTCTATCCCCTCAAGCCAGTGGAGAGAGAGCTGGAAAAGAGGGCAGTTGAGGTAAGGGAGAGGAGAATGCACAGGCGGAAGAAATACTTCGTCCCCACGGACTATGGCATTGCGGAGGTTGAGGTGGTCAGGGCGATGCACAACACCGTCTTCTGCGCCAACTGCACGCGCCTGAGGGTTACCTCGGACGGCAAGTTCAAGACCTGCCTTCTGAGGAAGAACGACCTGGTGGACTTCGCCTCGGCACTGAGAAGCGGCGCGAGCGATGCCGAGCTCGTGGGCATCTTCCGAGAGGTTGTCCAGATGAGGGAGCCGTACTGGAAATAG